In a genomic window of Enterobacter asburiae:
- a CDS encoding DUF421 domain-containing protein, with translation MKAFDLQRMAFDKVPPEFLGEVALRSLYTFVLVFLFLKITGRRGVRQMSLFEVLIILTLGSAAGDVAFYDDVPMVPVFIVFVSLALLYRLVMWLMSKSEKLEDLFEGKPVVIVEDGQLAWQNVQSANMTEFEFFMELRLNSVEQLGQVRLAIMETNGQISVYYYSDDEVKPGLCILPDMLIERFRTVPESGEYACVRCSHVVAMQPGDRQLCPRCANPEWTKVSRAKRIT, from the coding sequence ATGAAAGCATTTGATCTCCAGCGGATGGCGTTTGATAAAGTTCCTCCTGAATTTCTGGGCGAAGTGGCGCTGCGCAGCCTGTATACCTTCGTACTCGTCTTCCTGTTTCTTAAAATCACCGGCCGTCGCGGCGTTCGGCAGATGTCGCTGTTTGAAGTGCTGATCATTCTGACGCTGGGCTCGGCGGCGGGAGACGTCGCCTTTTATGACGATGTGCCGATGGTGCCGGTGTTTATCGTTTTTGTCTCGCTGGCGCTACTTTACCGTCTTGTCATGTGGCTGATGTCGAAAAGCGAAAAGCTGGAAGATCTGTTCGAAGGGAAGCCGGTGGTTATCGTCGAGGACGGCCAACTGGCCTGGCAAAATGTGCAAAGCGCCAATATGACCGAGTTTGAGTTCTTTATGGAGCTTCGCCTGAACAGCGTTGAGCAACTGGGGCAGGTGCGTCTGGCGATTATGGAAACCAACGGCCAAATCAGCGTCTATTACTATTCTGACGACGAGGTGAAGCCGGGACTGTGTATCCTGCCGGATATGCTCATAGAGCGTTTCAGAACGGTACCTGAATCAGGCGAGTATGCTTGCGTAAGATGTAGCCATGTTGTCGCGATGCAGCCAGGGGATCGTCAATTATGCCCCCGCTGTGCAAATCCGGAATGGACGAAGGTTAGCCGGGCCAAACGTATTACCTGA
- the aroA gene encoding 3-phosphoshikimate 1-carboxyvinyltransferase — MESLTLQPIARVDGTINLPGSKSVSNRALLLAALANGTTVLTNLLDSDDVRHMLNALKALGVHYTLSDDRTRCEVTGNGGALQSSEELELFLGNAGTAMRPLAAALCLGSNNIVLTGEPRMKERPIGHLVDALRQGGAQIDYLEQENYPPLRLRGGFTGGHVEVDGSVSSQFLTALLMTAPLAPQDTVITIKGELVSKPYIDITLHLMKTFGVEVENQSYQRFVVRGAQRYQSPGNYLVEGDASSASYFLAAGAIKGGTVKVTGIGRNSVQGDIRFADVLEKMGAIVTWGDDFISCTRGELNAIDMDMNHIPDAAMTIATAALFAKGTTTLRNIYNWRVKETDRLFAMATELRKVGAEVEEGEDYIRVTPPAKLQFAEIGTYNDHRMAMCFSLVALSDTPVTILDPKCTAKTFPDYFEQLARISTLA; from the coding sequence ATGGAATCCCTGACGTTACAACCTATCGCGCGGGTAGATGGCACCATCAATCTGCCTGGTTCAAAAAGTGTCTCGAACCGCGCTCTGCTGCTGGCAGCTCTGGCAAACGGCACCACCGTCCTCACTAACCTGCTGGACAGCGATGACGTGCGCCATATGCTCAATGCGCTGAAAGCGTTGGGCGTTCATTACACACTCTCTGACGATCGTACCCGCTGCGAAGTGACCGGCAACGGCGGCGCGCTGCAGTCGAGTGAAGAGCTTGAGTTGTTTCTGGGCAACGCGGGTACCGCGATGCGTCCGCTGGCGGCGGCCCTGTGCCTGGGGAGCAACAACATCGTGCTGACCGGCGAGCCGCGTATGAAAGAGCGTCCGATCGGTCATCTGGTAGATGCCCTGCGTCAGGGCGGCGCGCAGATTGACTATCTGGAGCAGGAAAACTATCCGCCACTGCGTCTGCGCGGGGGTTTTACCGGCGGACACGTCGAGGTTGACGGCAGCGTCTCCAGCCAGTTCCTGACGGCATTGCTGATGACCGCGCCGCTGGCCCCACAGGATACGGTTATCACGATTAAAGGTGAGCTGGTCTCCAAACCGTATATTGATATCACGCTGCACCTGATGAAAACCTTCGGCGTTGAGGTGGAAAACCAGTCTTACCAGCGCTTCGTGGTGCGCGGGGCACAGCGGTATCAGTCTCCGGGTAACTACCTGGTGGAAGGGGATGCGTCATCCGCGTCCTACTTCCTGGCCGCGGGGGCGATTAAAGGCGGTACGGTAAAAGTGACCGGCATTGGCCGCAACAGCGTGCAGGGCGATATTCGTTTTGCGGACGTGCTGGAAAAAATGGGCGCTATTGTCACCTGGGGCGATGACTTCATCTCCTGTACCCGCGGCGAACTGAACGCCATCGACATGGACATGAACCATATCCCGGATGCGGCGATGACCATTGCCACGGCGGCGCTGTTTGCCAAAGGCACCACCACGCTGCGTAACATCTACAACTGGCGCGTAAAAGAGACGGACCGCCTGTTCGCAATGGCGACAGAGCTGCGTAAAGTCGGCGCTGAGGTAGAAGAGGGCGAAGATTACATTCGCGTTACCCCTCCGGCAAAACTGCAGTTTGCCGAAATCGGGACCTATAACGATCACCGTATGGCGATGTGTTTCTCGCTGGTGGCGCTGTCCGATACCCCTGTGACCATTCTCGATCCGAAATGTACGGCAAAAACCTTCCCGGACTATTTCGAACAGCTGGCGCGCATTAGTACCCTGGCATAA
- the pflA gene encoding pyruvate formate lyase 1-activating protein has translation MSTIGRIHSFESCGTVDGPGIRFITFFQGCLMRCLYCHNRDTWDTHGGKEVTVEDLMKEVVTYRHFMNASGGGVTASGGEAILQAEFVRDWFRACRKEGIHTCLDTNGFVRRYDPVIDELLEVTDLVMLDLKQMNDEIHQNLVGVSNHRTLEFAKYIADKGIKTWIRYVVVPGWSDDDDSAHRLGEFTRDMGNVEKIELLPYHELGKHKWVAMGEEYKLDGVKPPKKDTMERVKGILEQYGHKVMY, from the coding sequence ATGTCAACTATTGGTCGCATTCACTCCTTTGAATCCTGTGGTACCGTCGATGGCCCGGGGATCCGCTTTATTACCTTTTTCCAGGGCTGCCTGATGCGCTGCCTGTACTGCCATAACCGTGATACCTGGGACACGCACGGCGGTAAAGAAGTCACCGTGGAAGATTTGATGAAAGAGGTGGTGACCTACCGCCACTTTATGAATGCGTCCGGCGGTGGCGTGACCGCGTCCGGCGGTGAAGCTATTCTGCAGGCTGAGTTTGTCCGCGACTGGTTCCGCGCCTGCCGTAAAGAAGGTATTCATACCTGTCTCGACACCAACGGCTTTGTGCGCCGCTACGATCCGGTTATTGATGAACTGCTCGAAGTGACCGATCTGGTGATGCTCGATCTCAAACAGATGAACGATGAGATCCACCAGAATTTGGTTGGCGTTTCTAACCACCGTACGCTGGAGTTTGCCAAGTACATTGCCGACAAAGGCATCAAAACCTGGATCCGCTACGTTGTAGTTCCCGGTTGGTCAGATGACGATGATTCCGCGCACCGCCTGGGGGAATTTACCCGCGACATGGGCAACGTCGAGAAAATTGAGCTTCTGCCCTATCACGAACTGGGTAAGCATAAATGGGTGGCGATGGGCGAAGAGTACAAACTCGATGGCGTGAAGCCGCCGAAGAAAGATACGATGGAGCGCGTGAAAGGTATTCTTGAGCAGTACGGTCACAAGGTCATGTATTAA
- the pflB gene encoding formate C-acetyltransferase: protein MSELNEKLATAWEGFAKGDWQNEVNVRDFIQKNYTPYEGDESFLAGATDATTKLWDSVMEGVKLENRTHAPVDFDTSVASTITSHDAGYINKALEKIVGLQTEAPLKRAIIPFGGIKMVEGSCKAYNRELDPMLKKIFTEYRKTHNQGVFDVYTKDILNCRKSGVLTGLPDAYGRGRIIGDYRRVALYGIDFLMKDKYAQFVSLQSDLENGVNLEATIRLREEIAEQHRALGQIKEMAAKYGCDISGPATNAQEAIQWTYFGYLAAVKSQNGAAMSFGRVSTFLDAYIERDLKAGKITEQDAQEMIDHLVMKLRMVRFLRTPEYDELFSGDPIWATESIGGMGVDGRTLVTKNSFRFLNTLYTMGPSPEPNITVLWSEKLPLNFKKFAAKVSIDTSSLQYENDDLMRPDFNNDDYAIACCVSPMVVGKQMQFFGARANLAKTMLYAINGGVDEKLKMQVGPKSEPIKGDVLNYDEVMERMDHFMDWLAKQYVTALNVIHYMHDKYSYEASLMALHDRDVIRTMACGIAGLSVAADSLSAIKYAKVKPIRDEDGLAVDFEIEGEYPQFGNNDARVDDMAVDLVERFMKKIQKLTTYRNAIPTQSVLTITSNVVYGKKTGNTPDGRRAGAPFGPGANPMHGRDQKGAVASLTSVAKLPFAYAKDGISYTFSIVPNALGKDDEVRKTNLAGLMDGYFHHEASIEGGQHLNVNVMNREMLLDAMEHPEKYPQLTIRVSGYAVRFNSLTKEQQQDVITRTFTQSM, encoded by the coding sequence ATGTCCGAGCTTAATGAAAAGTTAGCCACAGCCTGGGAAGGTTTTGCGAAAGGTGACTGGCAGAATGAAGTAAACGTCCGCGACTTCATTCAGAAAAACTATACCCCGTATGAAGGTGACGAATCCTTCCTGGCTGGCGCAACTGATGCGACCACCAAGCTGTGGGACAGCGTAATGGAAGGCGTTAAACTGGAAAACCGCACTCACGCGCCAGTTGATTTTGACACCTCCGTTGCTTCCACCATCACTTCTCACGATGCTGGCTACATCAACAAAGCCCTTGAGAAAATCGTTGGTCTGCAGACTGAAGCACCACTGAAACGCGCAATCATCCCGTTCGGTGGTATCAAAATGGTTGAAGGTTCCTGCAAAGCGTATAACCGCGAGCTGGACCCAATGCTGAAAAAAATCTTCACCGAATACCGCAAAACCCACAACCAGGGCGTATTCGATGTTTACACCAAAGACATTCTGAACTGCCGTAAATCTGGCGTTCTGACGGGTCTGCCAGATGCATATGGTCGTGGTCGTATCATCGGTGACTACCGTCGCGTTGCGCTGTACGGCATCGACTTCCTGATGAAAGACAAGTACGCGCAGTTTGTTTCCCTGCAGTCCGATCTGGAAAACGGCGTAAACCTGGAAGCGACTATCCGTCTGCGTGAAGAAATTGCTGAACAGCACCGCGCACTGGGTCAGATCAAAGAGATGGCTGCGAAATACGGCTGCGATATCTCTGGTCCTGCAACCAACGCTCAGGAAGCTATCCAGTGGACCTACTTCGGCTACCTGGCTGCGGTTAAGTCTCAGAACGGTGCAGCAATGTCCTTCGGTCGCGTGTCTACCTTCCTGGATGCGTACATCGAACGTGACCTGAAAGCAGGCAAAATCACCGAGCAAGACGCTCAGGAAATGATTGACCACCTGGTCATGAAACTGCGTATGGTTCGCTTCCTGCGTACCCCTGAATACGATGAACTGTTCTCTGGTGACCCAATCTGGGCAACAGAATCAATCGGTGGTATGGGCGTTGACGGCCGTACGCTGGTTACCAAAAACAGCTTCCGCTTCCTGAACACCCTGTACACCATGGGTCCTTCTCCGGAGCCGAACATCACCGTTCTGTGGTCTGAAAAACTGCCTCTGAACTTCAAGAAATTCGCCGCTAAAGTGTCCATCGACACCTCTTCTCTGCAGTACGAGAACGATGACCTGATGCGTCCGGACTTCAACAACGACGATTACGCTATCGCTTGCTGCGTAAGCCCAATGGTTGTTGGTAAACAAATGCAGTTCTTCGGTGCGCGTGCAAACCTGGCGAAAACCATGCTGTACGCTATCAACGGCGGCGTTGATGAAAAACTGAAAATGCAGGTTGGTCCTAAGTCTGAGCCAATCAAAGGTGACGTGCTGAACTATGACGAAGTCATGGAGCGCATGGACCACTTCATGGACTGGCTGGCTAAACAGTACGTCACTGCACTGAACGTTATTCACTACATGCACGACAAGTACAGCTACGAAGCCTCTCTGATGGCGCTGCACGACCGTGACGTTATCCGCACCATGGCGTGTGGTATCGCTGGTCTGTCCGTTGCTGCTGACTCCCTGTCTGCAATCAAATACGCGAAAGTTAAACCAATTCGTGACGAAGACGGCCTGGCCGTAGACTTCGAAATCGAAGGCGAATATCCGCAGTTTGGTAACAACGACGCTCGCGTTGATGACATGGCGGTTGACCTGGTAGAACGTTTCATGAAGAAAATTCAGAAACTGACTACCTACCGTAACGCTATCCCGACTCAGTCTGTTCTGACCATCACCTCTAACGTTGTGTATGGTAAGAAAACCGGTAACACCCCAGACGGTCGTCGTGCTGGCGCGCCATTCGGCCCAGGTGCTAACCCAATGCACGGTCGTGACCAGAAAGGTGCGGTTGCCTCTCTGACCTCCGTTGCTAAACTGCCGTTTGCTTACGCGAAAGATGGTATCTCTTACACCTTCTCTATCGTGCCAAACGCGCTGGGTAAAGACGACGAAGTGCGTAAAACTAACCTCGCGGGTCTGATGGATGGTTACTTCCACCACGAAGCGTCCATCGAAGGTGGTCAGCACCTGAACGTGAACGTAATGAACCGTGAAATGCTGCTCGACGCGATGGAACACCCTGAGAAATATCCTCAGCTGACCATCCGCGTATCTGGCTACGCAGTACGTTTTAACTCCCTGACTAAAGAACAGCAGCAGGACGTTATCACCCGTACTTTCACTCAGTCCATGTAA
- the focA gene encoding formate transporter FocA yields MKADNPFDLLLPAAMAKVAEEAGVYKATKHPMKTFYLAITAGVFISIAFVFYITATTGTAGMPFGIAKLIGGICFSLGLILCVICGADLFTSTVLIVVAKASGRITWGQLARNWLNVYVGNLIGCLLFVLLMWLSGEYMTANGGWGLNVLQTADHKMHHTFIEAVALGILANLMVCLAVWMSYSGRSLMDKAMIMVLPVAMFVASGFEHSIANMFMIPMGIVIRNFASPEFWTAVGSSPESFSHLTIMNFITDNLIPVTIGNIIGGGLLVGLTYWVIYLRGDDHH; encoded by the coding sequence GTGAAAGCTGACAACCCTTTTGATCTTTTACTCCCCGCCGCGATGGCAAAAGTTGCCGAAGAAGCGGGTGTCTATAAAGCAACGAAACACCCGATGAAGACGTTCTATCTGGCGATCACCGCAGGTGTGTTCATCTCAATCGCTTTCGTCTTCTACATCACCGCCACCACCGGTACTGCCGGAATGCCTTTCGGCATAGCTAAACTGATTGGCGGTATTTGCTTCTCACTGGGCCTGATTCTCTGCGTCATCTGCGGCGCCGACCTCTTCACCTCAACGGTGCTGATTGTCGTGGCAAAGGCCAGCGGAAGAATTACCTGGGGTCAACTGGCGCGCAACTGGCTTAACGTCTACGTTGGTAACCTGATTGGCTGTCTGCTCTTTGTTCTGTTGATGTGGCTCTCTGGCGAGTATATGACCGCCAACGGCGGCTGGGGCCTTAACGTCCTGCAGACCGCCGACCACAAAATGCATCACACATTTATCGAAGCCGTTGCTCTCGGCATCCTCGCAAACCTGATGGTCTGCCTGGCGGTCTGGATGAGCTACTCGGGTCGTAGCCTGATGGATAAAGCCATGATTATGGTTCTGCCGGTTGCGATGTTTGTTGCCAGCGGCTTTGAGCACAGTATTGCGAATATGTTCATGATCCCGATGGGGATTGTTATCCGCAACTTTGCAAGCCCGGAGTTCTGGACCGCAGTTGGTTCATCCCCGGAAAGTTTCTCTCACCTGACTATTATGAATTTCATTACTGATAACCTGATCCCCGTCACTATCGGGAACATTATCGGTGGGGGTCTGTTAGTTGGGTTGACATACTGGGTCATTTACCTGCGTGGCGACGATCATCATTGA
- the serC gene encoding 3-phosphoserine/phosphohydroxythreonine transaminase — MAQVFNFSSGPAMLPADVLKQAQQELCDWNGLGTSVMEISHRGKEFIQVAEEAEKDFRDLLNIPSNYKVLFCHGGGRGQFAGVPLNILGDKTTADYVDAGYWAASAVKEAHKYCVPNVIDAKVTVDGLRAVKPMSEWQLSDNAAYLHYCPNETIDGIAIDETPNFGKDVVVAADFSSTILSAPLDVSRYGVIYAGAQKNIGPAGLTIVIVREDLLGKAHKSCPSILDYTVLNDNDSMFNTPPTFAWYLSGLVFKWLKQNGGVAQMDKVNQQKAELLYGVIDKSDFYRNDVAKANRSRMNVPFQLADSSLDKVFLEESFAAGLHALKGHRVVGGMRASIYNAMPLEGVKALTDFMIDFERRHG; from the coding sequence ATGGCTCAAGTCTTTAATTTCAGTTCAGGTCCGGCAATGTTACCGGCAGACGTGCTTAAACAAGCTCAACAGGAGCTGTGTGACTGGAACGGTCTGGGTACGTCGGTGATGGAAATCAGCCACCGTGGTAAAGAGTTTATTCAGGTGGCCGAAGAGGCAGAAAAGGATTTTCGCGATCTGCTGAATATTCCCTCGAACTACAAAGTATTGTTCTGCCACGGCGGCGGCCGCGGTCAGTTTGCAGGCGTACCGCTGAATATCCTCGGTGACAAAACGACGGCTGACTACGTTGACGCGGGTTACTGGGCGGCAAGCGCCGTTAAAGAAGCGCACAAGTACTGCGTGCCGAACGTTATCGACGCCAAAGTGACCGTTGACGGCCTGCGCGCCGTGAAGCCTATGAGCGAGTGGCAGCTTTCTGATAACGCCGCCTATCTTCACTACTGCCCGAACGAAACCATTGACGGGATTGCCATCGACGAGACGCCAAACTTTGGCAAAGATGTTGTGGTTGCCGCCGACTTCTCCTCCACCATTCTGTCTGCGCCACTTGACGTCAGCCGCTACGGCGTTATCTATGCGGGCGCGCAGAAAAATATCGGTCCTGCGGGCCTGACTATCGTCATCGTGCGTGAAGACTTGCTGGGTAAAGCGCATAAATCCTGCCCGTCGATTCTCGACTACACCGTGCTGAACGATAACGACTCCATGTTCAACACCCCACCAACGTTTGCCTGGTACCTCTCCGGCCTGGTCTTCAAATGGCTGAAGCAAAACGGCGGCGTGGCGCAGATGGACAAGGTGAATCAGCAGAAAGCCGAACTGCTGTATGGCGTGATCGACAAGAGCGATTTCTACCGCAACGATGTAGCGAAAGCTAACCGTTCCCGCATGAACGTGCCATTCCAGCTGGCGGACAGCAGCCTGGACAAAGTGTTCCTGGAAGAGTCCTTCGCGGCAGGCCTGCACGCGCTCAAGGGCCACCGTGTGGTGGGCGGCATGCGTGCCTCTATCTATAACGCGATGCCGCTGGAAGGCGTTAAGGCCCTGACGGATTTCATGATCGACTTTGAACGTCGTCACGGTTAA
- a CDS encoding 30S ribosomal protein S12 methylthiotransferase accessory protein YcaO — translation MTQTFIPGKDAALEDSITRFQQKLTDLGFNIEEASWLNPVPHVWSVHIRDKDCALCFTNGKGATKKAALASALGEYFERLSTNYFFADFWLGETIAKGPFVHYPNEKWFPLTEDDELPEGILDQRLRAFYDPENELTASMLIDLQSGNEDRGICALPFTRQSDEQTVYIPMNIVGNLYVSNGMSAGNTRNEARVQGLSEVFERHIKNRIIAESISLPEIPADVLARYPGVVESIAKLEAEGFPIFAYDGSLGGKYPVICVVLFNPTNGTCFASFGAHPDFGVALERTVTELLQGRSLKDLDVFTPPTFDDEEVAEHTNLETHFIDSSGLISWDMFKQDADYPFVDWSFAGTTEEEFATLMAIFNAEDQEVYIADYEHLGVYACRIIVPGMSDIYPAEDLWLANNSMGAHLRETLLSLPGSEWEKEDYLNLIAQLDDEGHDDFTRVRELLGLATGKDNGWYTLRIGELKAMLALAGGDLDQALAWTEWTMEFNQSVFSAERTNYYRCLQTLLLLAQEDDREPLQYLNAFVRMYGAEAVEAASAALSGEEPFYGLQAVDSDLKAFPAHQSLLKAYEKLQKAKAAYWSK, via the coding sequence ATGACTCAAACGTTTATCCCCGGCAAAGACGCCGCTCTGGAAGATTCCATCACTCGCTTCCAGCAGAAACTGACCGACCTGGGCTTTAACATCGAAGAAGCCTCCTGGCTCAACCCGGTGCCTCACGTCTGGTCCGTGCACATTCGCGACAAAGACTGCGCGCTCTGCTTTACCAACGGTAAAGGCGCGACGAAAAAAGCGGCACTGGCCTCTGCGCTGGGTGAGTATTTTGAGCGTCTGTCCACCAACTATTTCTTTGCTGACTTCTGGCTGGGTGAAACCATCGCCAAAGGTCCTTTCGTTCACTATCCGAACGAAAAATGGTTCCCACTGACCGAAGACGACGAACTGCCGGAAGGGATCCTCGATCAACGCCTGCGCGCTTTCTACGATCCAGAAAACGAACTGACTGCCAGCATGCTGATCGATCTGCAGTCGGGTAACGAAGATCGCGGTATCTGCGCCCTGCCGTTCACCCGTCAGTCTGACGAGCAGACCGTTTATATTCCGATGAACATCGTCGGCAACCTGTATGTGTCCAACGGCATGTCCGCCGGTAACACCCGCAACGAAGCGCGCGTACAGGGCCTGTCTGAGGTGTTCGAGCGTCACATTAAAAACCGCATCATCGCTGAATCCATCAGCCTGCCGGAGATCCCGGCGGACGTTCTGGCGCGCTACCCGGGCGTGGTGGAATCCATCGCGAAACTGGAAGCGGAAGGTTTCCCAATCTTTGCCTACGACGGCTCGCTGGGCGGTAAATATCCGGTTATCTGCGTCGTGCTGTTTAACCCGACTAACGGCACCTGCTTTGCCTCCTTCGGCGCGCATCCTGACTTCGGTGTGGCGCTGGAGCGTACCGTGACCGAGCTGCTGCAGGGCCGTAGCCTGAAAGATCTCGACGTGTTTACCCCGCCAACGTTTGACGATGAAGAAGTGGCCGAGCATACCAACCTCGAAACCCACTTCATCGACTCCAGCGGTTTGATCTCCTGGGATATGTTCAAGCAGGACGCGGACTATCCGTTCGTGGACTGGAGCTTTGCCGGTACCACGGAAGAAGAGTTCGCCACGCTGATGGCAATCTTCAACGCCGAAGATCAGGAAGTCTACATTGCCGACTACGAACACCTGGGCGTTTACGCGTGCCGCATCATCGTGCCCGGCATGTCCGACATCTATCCGGCGGAAGATTTGTGGCTGGCTAACAACAGCATGGGCGCGCACCTGCGTGAGACCCTGCTGTCCCTGCCGGGCAGCGAGTGGGAGAAAGAAGATTATCTCAACCTGATCGCCCAGCTGGACGATGAGGGCCACGATGATTTTACCCGCGTGCGCGAACTGCTGGGTCTGGCGACCGGGAAAGACAACGGCTGGTACACCCTGCGCATCGGCGAACTGAAAGCGATGCTGGCGCTGGCGGGCGGCGATCTGGATCAGGCCCTGGCCTGGACCGAATGGACCATGGAGTTTAACCAGTCGGTCTTCTCCGCCGAGCGCACCAACTATTACCGCTGCCTGCAAACCCTGTTGCTGCTTGCACAGGAAGACGATCGCGAGCCACTGCAGTACCTGAACGCTTTCGTACGTATGTACGGTGCTGAAGCGGTTGAAGCCGCCAGCGCGGCGCTGAGCGGTGAAGAGCCGTTCTACGGTCTGCAGGCAGTTGACAGCGATCTGAAAGCCTTCCCGGCGCATCAGTCTCTGCTGAAGGCCTATGAAAAGCTGCAGAAAGCAAAAGCCGCTTACTGGTCAAAATAA